A DNA window from Rossellomorea marisflavi contains the following coding sequences:
- a CDS encoding signal peptidase I yields MKKVGKIFGYLLMGVLALFVAFNVMLFAQTKMNPGEIPSVFGYKFLTVLSGSMRPVIEPGDMIIVKDTPVKEMKKGDIVTFEHNGKLVTHRITSMKEDGGLSYQTKGDANPSKDPEMIKGDEMRGTYVARIPAFGLLMDKVTGIWGMIVLIGIPGLTLIIMEFITKRKNKKDRGSRPYPVES; encoded by the coding sequence GTGAAAAAAGTAGGGAAGATCTTTGGCTATCTGTTAATGGGGGTACTGGCGCTTTTCGTCGCATTCAATGTCATGCTGTTCGCTCAAACCAAAATGAACCCGGGAGAGATTCCTTCAGTCTTTGGCTACAAATTCCTGACCGTCTTATCGGGAAGCATGCGCCCGGTCATCGAGCCAGGTGACATGATCATCGTGAAAGACACCCCTGTGAAGGAAATGAAAAAAGGTGACATCGTCACATTCGAACATAACGGAAAGCTCGTGACCCACCGCATCACCTCAATGAAGGAAGACGGCGGCCTATCGTATCAAACAAAAGGGGATGCCAATCCTTCAAAAGATCCGGAAATGATCAAAGGAGACGAAATGCGCGGAACCTATGTAGCACGAATTCCTGCTTTCGGTCTCCTGATGGATAAAGTAACAGGTATCTGGGGCATGATCGTCCTCATCGGAATTCCTGGTCTTACCCTGATCATCATGGAATTCATCACAAAGCGAAAAAACAAAAAAGACCGCGGCAGCCGCCCATACCCAGTGGAATCGTAA
- a CDS encoding IS3 family transposase encodes MSIRLKESSNHSSGVSCSSIVTAYEKCLIKLAGEQEQYSNKTKARVIQELKEQYDVMSLVEVAEIPRSTYYYWEQRLDRPDKYADVKAQILLVAHTYEGRYAYRRVTEHLKMMGFQHDPKTILRLMREMGLAGKPD; translated from the coding sequence ATGTCGATAAGATTGAAGGAGTCATCCAATCATTCAAGTGGAGTATCATGTTCTTCTATTGTAACTGCCTACGAAAAGTGTCTGATCAAGCTTGCTGGTGAGCAAGAACAGTATTCCAATAAGACAAAGGCAAGAGTAATCCAGGAACTTAAAGAGCAATACGATGTTATGTCTCTGGTGGAAGTAGCAGAGATTCCTCGCAGCACCTATTATTATTGGGAACAACGGTTGGACCGCCCGGACAAATATGCCGACGTCAAAGCCCAGATCCTTCTGGTTGCCCATACGTACGAGGGGCGCTACGCCTATCGGCGGGTGACAGAACATTTGAAGATGATGGGCTTTCAGCATGATCCAAAGACCATTCTTCGACTCATGAGAGAGATGGGACTGGCGGGTAAACCAGATTGA
- a CDS encoding polysaccharide deacetylase family protein has protein sequence MARRRRLNRRGKIAVGLLVALTAALFFFLGGNDKKEPQKPVKSASAGVVEEKPILEKSDLYLTFDDGPSEESGRLLDILNEFNMKATFFMLGPHMENHSEVVKRMKEEGFGLALHGTSHQTEEIYSGPLAPLHEMVEAQAILEEQTGVKSSLIRLPYGSVPYLTVEMRGNLSQKGFRIWDWDIDSRDWELKDERFIQHTIERIEHMIDAGESPVVLLHDRPELTDYLPELLRFIEIKGYKTGVLTDEMQPVTFHCEGRCHSYVANEG, from the coding sequence ATGGCTCGGCGCAGACGATTGAATAGAAGGGGGAAGATCGCGGTGGGGCTTTTGGTTGCCTTGACTGCGGCTCTGTTCTTCTTCCTGGGGGGAAATGATAAGAAAGAGCCGCAAAAGCCGGTGAAGTCGGCTTCTGCTGGTGTGGTAGAAGAAAAACCCATTCTTGAAAAAAGTGATCTTTACCTGACATTTGACGACGGTCCGTCTGAGGAGTCGGGTCGTCTTCTTGATATCTTGAATGAATTCAATATGAAAGCCACCTTCTTCATGCTCGGACCCCATATGGAGAACCATTCAGAGGTCGTCAAGCGGATGAAGGAGGAGGGATTTGGTCTTGCCCTTCATGGTACTTCTCATCAAACAGAGGAAATCTACAGCGGACCTCTGGCGCCGCTTCATGAAATGGTGGAAGCGCAAGCCATCCTTGAGGAACAGACGGGGGTGAAGTCCTCTCTCATCCGCCTGCCCTATGGGAGCGTTCCTTACCTGACGGTGGAAATGCGCGGGAATCTGTCACAAAAGGGGTTCCGCATTTGGGACTGGGACATCGACAGCCGTGACTGGGAGCTGAAGGATGAGCGGTTTATCCAGCACACTATAGAAAGGATCGAGCATATGATCGATGCAGGGGAATCGCCCGTCGTCCTCCTCCATGACCGCCCCGAGCTCACCGACTACCTGCCTGAGCTCCTCCGTTTCATTGAAATCAAGGGATACAAGACGGGCGTTTTGACCGACGAGATGCAGCCGGTGACGTTTCATTGTGAGGGACGATGCCATTCCTATGTGGCGAATGAGGGGTAA
- a CDS encoding LysM peptidoglycan-binding domain-containing protein: MITLLSTTYIVQSGDTLYSIARRFDVTVAQLKIWNGLPSDTIQVGQVLVVSATPESDRPLTTYTVKAGDTLYSIAGRFEMTLDEIMSLNRITDPSRIQVGQVLQVYDNSGEPAPELTTYVVRAGDTLYSIARRFGMTLDEIMSLNDITDPSRIQVGQVLQVYDNGGNGEAPVRVTASQLNAIGWSYNYLSDSILADLNLCLERFQITTKSRLCHFLSQCSHESGAGRYTAEIADGSAYEGRQDLGNIYPGDGPKFKGGGYIQLTGRYNYTLFSQSVGDPEIVNQGVYYVAEHYPWQSAGFWWELNNMNALCDTNPTVRQVTLKVNGGTRGLEERTRYYEKCVAIF; the protein is encoded by the coding sequence ATGATCACCTTACTTTCGACCACTTACATTGTACAATCCGGAGACACATTGTATAGCATCGCACGGCGCTTTGATGTGACCGTAGCACAACTGAAGATATGGAACGGACTGCCGTCAGATACCATCCAAGTCGGACAGGTCCTCGTCGTCAGCGCCACTCCGGAATCGGACCGTCCCCTTACGACTTACACGGTCAAGGCCGGAGACACGCTCTACAGCATTGCCGGGCGTTTTGAGATGACCCTTGATGAAATCATGAGCCTCAATCGCATTACCGATCCGAGCCGCATACAAGTAGGACAAGTCCTTCAGGTGTATGACAACAGCGGCGAACCCGCTCCCGAGCTCACCACCTATGTCGTCCGAGCCGGCGATACCCTCTATAGCATCGCACGGCGCTTCGGCATGACCCTTGATGAAATCATGAGTCTAAATGACATTACCGACCCTAGCCGTATCCAAGTCGGGCAGGTCCTTCAAGTCTATGACAACGGAGGGAACGGGGAAGCACCGGTGCGCGTGACGGCGAGTCAGTTGAACGCAATTGGCTGGTCTTACAATTATCTATCCGACAGCATCCTGGCTGATCTGAATCTCTGCCTGGAGCGATTCCAGATCACAACCAAATCCCGCTTATGCCATTTCCTGAGCCAGTGCAGCCACGAGTCCGGCGCCGGCCGCTATACAGCCGAAATCGCCGATGGCTCGGCCTACGAAGGCAGACAGGACCTCGGGAACATTTACCCGGGCGACGGGCCGAAGTTCAAAGGCGGAGGATACATCCAGCTCACCGGGCGCTACAACTACACCCTCTTCTCACAGTCTGTCGGTGACCCGGAGATCGTCAACCAGGGAGTTTACTATGTCGCTGAACATTATCCGTGGCAAAGTGCCGGCTTCTGGTGGGAGCTGAACAATATGAACGCCCTTTGTGATACCAACCCGACGGTGCGTCAGGTCACGCTCAAGGTAAACGGAGGAACCAGAGGGTTGGAAGAGCGGACGCGGTATTATGAGAAATGTGTGGCGATCTTTTAG
- a CDS encoding SpaA isopeptide-forming pilin-related protein, with amino-acid sequence MKRSLSVSLIIMLILQTLATGIFSPRAQAQGTAEDLFQTVEYLTDEGETVQNDGTQNITSMNIHWTLEGSTVTADQPYHKEIPEPLKVEAAQEGELLAGDEAIGRYTADGEGLKVVFNEAAADHPEANGEISISVVSEVEEVEPPAEEETEAPVNEEVKESEAEAPAEDDTVKEETVEDDTAEADAPAKEEVIEEDEKEKKEEVKKSAAVDGIIIENILTKATLSFEDRQGNPQDKPTVDSLVSVKYEWALKNGHGYKGGDVFKFNMPPELKIYDEIVRSEMRFNDEIVGYFSVNKQGEATVEFTDFIEQFSNIKGTLEVWTELDKETIVTEDKTIVITPIEGQESITIEIDYPSKGADVSKKGDPNRAYNAETIKWTVDFNKNLGDLKNARLEDPIQEGQELKEGSIKLYHLETKLNGETTLGAEVSPGDYTIAKTAGGQDFAIDFNDDIHLAYRLVYETNVTDEDQTDFKNKATLTSDGGEKSAEATVKVQRGQPLQKRVVGYDAAKQLITWEVRYNYNQKNIAQKDAVLEDFFNGSQELLKDTLTVNEITINENGNESGSTPFTNYDVVDKSDGNRSGFTLQFKQDIDAAYKITYQTKAIDRVYENENIVNEVTTGEIRKDAGQTIGQQILFKHHGSPNYKDKTIPWTINFNLDEQLMKNVVLKDDFTNKGLTFKRETLKIETKGKTLIEGTDYTLEEVEDGFEIVFLKDISTSHRITYTTAFDYEKRADKGKKYLENKAELFWKDEQGKDRTLEAISRFTPDSYTQFNGFKNGSYNAVDKLLTWNVGVNYNLKQLDQLRVVDYMQGNQKLVEDSIAVYRMDLTGGGNGTRDGERVPASDYTVKMIDNDKGERGFEIIFKNPVDSPYKITYKTSVKDVSLVQASYKNTATVYNGEKKETDLNASVSIPNGDTYTAKSGKQNGKVIDWKININFGQSTVQKARILDTPSPNQMLIKDSFKLYSTTVEPNGNVKKKEELTEGKDYVLTLKEDPDSFTIDFKEEVSTAYILEYQSLILEKVGGKVSNTVDFKGENAREDVKKGEASIIVQRTGGKGDGSGEVGGLQVKKVDKETGDVLKGATFSLKDPVNGVTIATATSDEDGIATFNRLLYGDYILMEDSAPDGYLKGFESKEVTIDQPYDPKDDTKPGNTITVDNTKIKQQVELTKIDEETKSVLPGAVFDLKNSKGEVVRSDLKTDESGKIVVKDLEPGTYTFVEKQAPDGYKGSGKEYEVTIKKDQTESTTITVTNDIIRGGVELTKLSEDGTTLKDAVFNLVGVDVDERRNNLTTDEDGKLVITDLRPGSYELIETQAPKGHDLKSEPLTFEIVKGQTEHLKLTFENDQTTGSVRILKVGEEGKKLEGVTFDLQKENGEEIRKGLTTDANGILLVEDLKPGNYRLVEKQTLDGYLVGKDPVHPFTIELGQEKTLEITITNDLKRGAVELTKLGEDKEKLADAVFKLLDADGKEVKTDLKTDESGTITVTDLLPGTYSFVETAAPKGHVLDETPLTFAIPFNPQEPLKITKENERSTSSVVLEKMGEDDKLLEGVTFDLVRENGEPVQGGTGLKTNAEGRIQFDGLKPGNYQFIETASIDGYVLGTGPISFEIKLGQETATKVKAINVLKTGSVQLQKVGEEKEALEGAEFTLRNKETGEEWKGLTTDEDGIITVDNLKPGHYQFIETKAPFGHILDEIPVDVEVVFDPDQEIPATVTIENERATGSVILTKKGEEGHTLEGVKFDLWRTDGTLIAENLTTDENGVLKVDDLKPGSYQFVETETLAGYDLPSEPIPFEIELGQETALNVEVINDLTTGSVLLTKIDEEGYLLEGALFDLTDGEGNVLAKDLETDEDGELFIDGLKPGNYQLIETQAPYGYELDDEPIPFEIVKSQQETLEIVFENLMILGNLKILKVDSQTDRKLQGAEFDILDENGEILLSVATDEEGEAYIEGLVPGTYSLVETKAPDGYVASDEPIPFTVEVGQEGVITIVVKNDAKEKPPVPEEPEKPTTPTKPSGPSEPASGTPMDSTPSGTPKNTLPYTGEEWMRYLMYAGLLFISAGTIVITARRKRGIEE; translated from the coding sequence ATGAAAAGAAGCTTATCCGTTTCACTGATTATCATGCTCATACTCCAGACATTGGCCACAGGGATCTTTTCACCGAGAGCGCAGGCACAAGGAACAGCAGAGGATCTCTTTCAAACGGTCGAATATCTGACCGATGAGGGAGAAACCGTACAGAACGATGGGACACAGAACATTACCAGCATGAACATCCATTGGACCCTCGAGGGTTCAACGGTTACAGCCGATCAACCTTATCACAAGGAGATTCCGGAACCGCTTAAGGTGGAAGCGGCCCAGGAAGGGGAGCTTCTCGCCGGTGATGAGGCCATTGGCCGCTATACGGCTGATGGGGAAGGCCTGAAGGTAGTGTTCAATGAAGCAGCAGCCGACCATCCTGAAGCGAATGGGGAAATCTCCATTTCCGTTGTGAGTGAAGTAGAGGAAGTGGAACCTCCTGCGGAAGAAGAAACGGAGGCCCCTGTGAACGAAGAGGTGAAGGAGTCTGAAGCTGAGGCCCCTGCCGAAGATGACACGGTGAAGGAGGAGACGGTCGAGGACGACACCGCTGAAGCCGATGCACCGGCCAAAGAGGAAGTGATAGAAGAGGACGAGAAAGAAAAGAAAGAAGAAGTGAAGAAAAGCGCGGCCGTGGATGGGATCATCATAGAAAACATCCTCACCAAAGCGACCCTTTCCTTCGAAGACCGCCAAGGCAATCCACAGGATAAGCCGACCGTAGACTCCCTTGTGTCGGTGAAGTACGAATGGGCCCTGAAGAATGGTCATGGCTATAAGGGTGGGGACGTGTTCAAGTTCAACATGCCACCGGAGCTGAAAATCTATGATGAGATCGTCCGTTCCGAAATGAGGTTCAATGATGAGATTGTCGGCTACTTCTCTGTGAACAAGCAGGGAGAAGCAACCGTCGAGTTCACGGACTTCATCGAGCAGTTCTCGAATATCAAAGGAACGCTGGAAGTATGGACCGAGCTTGATAAAGAGACGATCGTGACGGAAGATAAGACGATCGTCATCACGCCCATCGAGGGTCAGGAATCCATTACGATCGAAATCGACTATCCATCAAAAGGCGCTGATGTGAGCAAAAAAGGGGACCCGAATCGCGCCTATAATGCCGAAACGATCAAATGGACGGTCGATTTTAATAAGAATCTTGGAGATTTGAAGAATGCAAGACTCGAAGACCCGATCCAGGAAGGTCAGGAGCTGAAGGAAGGCTCGATCAAGCTCTATCATCTGGAGACGAAGTTGAACGGGGAAACGACCCTGGGAGCAGAAGTATCACCGGGTGACTATACGATCGCGAAGACGGCAGGCGGGCAGGATTTCGCCATTGACTTCAATGATGATATCCATCTTGCTTACCGCCTTGTATACGAAACGAATGTGACGGACGAGGATCAAACCGACTTCAAGAATAAGGCGACCTTGACCTCCGATGGCGGGGAGAAATCGGCAGAAGCCACGGTGAAGGTCCAGAGGGGGCAGCCGCTTCAGAAGCGTGTCGTCGGATATGATGCAGCCAAGCAGCTCATCACGTGGGAAGTCCGGTATAACTATAACCAAAAGAACATCGCCCAAAAGGATGCCGTCCTCGAGGATTTCTTCAATGGATCACAGGAACTGCTCAAGGACACCCTGACGGTCAATGAAATCACGATCAATGAGAACGGAAATGAATCCGGCAGCACCCCGTTCACGAACTACGACGTGGTGGACAAATCCGATGGGAACCGCAGTGGGTTCACCCTTCAATTCAAGCAAGATATCGATGCTGCCTACAAGATCACCTATCAAACGAAAGCCATCGACCGCGTCTATGAAAATGAAAACATCGTCAATGAGGTGACGACGGGTGAAATCAGGAAGGATGCAGGCCAGACGATCGGCCAGCAGATCCTATTCAAGCACCACGGCTCACCGAATTACAAAGACAAAACGATCCCATGGACAATCAACTTCAACCTGGATGAGCAACTCATGAAGAATGTCGTCCTCAAGGATGATTTCACGAATAAAGGTCTCACGTTCAAACGGGAAACATTGAAGATCGAGACCAAAGGAAAAACCCTCATCGAAGGGACGGACTATACCCTCGAAGAAGTGGAGGATGGCTTTGAAATCGTCTTCCTGAAGGATATCAGCACCTCACACCGCATCACCTATACGACCGCCTTCGATTACGAGAAGAGAGCGGATAAAGGGAAAAAGTATCTGGAGAACAAAGCCGAATTGTTCTGGAAGGATGAGCAGGGGAAAGACCGGACATTGGAGGCCATCTCCCGGTTCACCCCTGATTCCTATACCCAGTTCAACGGCTTCAAGAACGGGTCCTATAATGCCGTCGATAAGCTTCTGACTTGGAATGTCGGCGTGAACTATAACCTGAAGCAGCTCGATCAGCTCCGCGTGGTCGATTACATGCAGGGGAATCAGAAGCTCGTGGAGGATTCCATCGCAGTGTACCGGATGGATCTTACGGGTGGAGGCAACGGCACGAGGGACGGTGAACGGGTACCGGCGAGCGATTATACCGTCAAGATGATCGATAACGACAAGGGGGAGCGAGGCTTCGAGATCATCTTCAAAAACCCGGTCGATTCTCCATATAAAATCACTTACAAGACCAGTGTGAAGGATGTAAGCCTCGTCCAGGCATCCTATAAGAATACGGCCACGGTCTACAATGGAGAGAAGAAGGAAACGGATCTTAATGCCTCCGTTTCGATTCCGAACGGAGACACGTATACAGCCAAGTCAGGCAAGCAGAACGGCAAGGTCATCGACTGGAAGATCAACATCAACTTCGGTCAGTCCACCGTTCAAAAAGCAAGGATCCTTGATACACCGAGTCCGAATCAGATGCTGATCAAGGACTCCTTCAAGCTTTACTCCACGACCGTGGAACCGAACGGGAACGTGAAGAAGAAGGAGGAACTGACGGAAGGAAAGGATTACGTCCTGACGCTCAAGGAGGACCCGGATTCCTTCACGATCGACTTCAAGGAAGAAGTATCCACCGCTTACATCCTGGAGTATCAATCACTCATCCTCGAGAAGGTCGGTGGGAAAGTCAGCAACACCGTCGACTTCAAAGGTGAAAATGCCAGGGAAGATGTGAAGAAAGGCGAAGCATCGATCATTGTGCAGAGGACCGGAGGAAAAGGGGACGGAAGCGGGGAAGTCGGTGGCCTTCAGGTGAAGAAGGTCGACAAAGAGACAGGGGATGTGTTGAAAGGCGCGACCTTCTCCCTTAAAGACCCGGTTAACGGCGTCACCATCGCCACCGCCACGTCGGATGAAGACGGGATCGCCACATTCAACCGCCTGCTCTATGGCGACTATATCCTCATGGAAGATTCAGCTCCAGACGGCTATCTGAAGGGCTTCGAGTCCAAGGAAGTGACCATTGATCAGCCGTACGACCCGAAAGATGATACCAAGCCGGGCAATACGATCACCGTGGATAATACCAAGATCAAGCAACAGGTGGAACTGACCAAGATCGATGAAGAAACGAAATCTGTCCTCCCGGGCGCTGTCTTCGATCTGAAGAACAGCAAAGGCGAAGTGGTCAGGTCCGACCTGAAAACGGATGAATCCGGTAAGATCGTCGTGAAGGACCTTGAACCGGGTACCTACACATTCGTTGAGAAACAGGCGCCTGACGGATACAAAGGATCAGGCAAAGAATATGAGGTCACCATCAAGAAGGACCAAACCGAATCCACCACCATCACCGTGACCAATGACATCATCAGAGGCGGCGTCGAGCTGACGAAGCTGAGTGAAGATGGAACCACACTCAAGGATGCCGTCTTCAATCTCGTCGGGGTAGACGTGGATGAGCGCAGAAACAATCTGACAACCGACGAGGATGGAAAGCTGGTCATCACTGACCTGAGACCGGGAAGCTACGAACTGATTGAGACACAGGCACCGAAAGGACATGATCTGAAAAGTGAGCCACTCACATTCGAGATCGTCAAAGGCCAAACGGAGCACCTGAAGCTGACGTTTGAAAATGACCAGACGACGGGATCTGTCCGGATCCTCAAAGTAGGAGAAGAAGGGAAGAAGCTTGAGGGTGTCACCTTCGACCTTCAAAAAGAAAATGGAGAAGAGATTCGTAAAGGACTCACCACGGATGCAAACGGAATCCTCCTCGTGGAAGATCTGAAGCCGGGCAATTACAGGCTCGTAGAGAAGCAGACGCTGGATGGGTATCTCGTGGGCAAAGATCCCGTTCATCCGTTCACCATCGAGCTTGGACAGGAAAAAACGCTTGAAATCACCATCACCAACGATCTGAAACGCGGGGCCGTGGAACTCACCAAGCTGGGTGAGGACAAGGAAAAGCTCGCGGATGCCGTCTTCAAGCTTCTTGATGCCGATGGCAAGGAAGTGAAGACCGACCTGAAGACCGATGAGTCCGGCACCATCACCGTGACCGACCTGCTGCCGGGTACGTATTCGTTCGTGGAAACCGCAGCACCTAAGGGGCATGTACTCGATGAAACCCCTCTGACCTTTGCGATTCCATTCAATCCGCAGGAACCGTTGAAGATTACGAAGGAAAATGAGCGTTCCACCAGCTCCGTTGTTTTGGAGAAAATGGGAGAGGACGACAAGCTCCTTGAGGGTGTCACCTTCGACCTTGTCCGCGAGAACGGTGAGCCGGTCCAAGGCGGAACAGGATTGAAGACGAACGCCGAAGGAAGGATTCAATTCGATGGCCTGAAACCAGGGAACTATCAGTTCATCGAAACGGCAAGCATCGATGGCTATGTCCTTGGAACCGGCCCGATTTCATTCGAGATCAAGCTTGGGCAGGAAACGGCAACCAAGGTGAAGGCCATCAATGTGCTGAAGACCGGCTCGGTCCAGCTGCAAAAAGTCGGGGAAGAGAAAGAAGCACTGGAAGGAGCGGAATTCACACTCCGAAATAAAGAAACAGGGGAAGAATGGAAGGGATTGACCACGGATGAAGACGGCATCATCACCGTCGACAACCTGAAGCCTGGTCACTACCAGTTCATTGAAACCAAGGCCCCGTTCGGCCACATACTTGACGAAATACCGGTGGACGTGGAAGTGGTCTTCGACCCGGATCAAGAAATCCCTGCCACTGTCACCATTGAAAACGAACGTGCCACAGGCTCCGTCATCCTGACGAAAAAAGGGGAAGAGGGCCACACACTTGAAGGCGTGAAGTTCGATCTGTGGAGAACGGACGGGACTTTGATCGCAGAGAATCTGACCACCGATGAGAATGGCGTGCTCAAAGTCGATGACCTGAAGCCGGGCAGCTATCAGTTCGTGGAAACGGAAACGCTCGCAGGCTATGACCTCCCATCTGAGCCGATCCCATTTGAGATCGAGCTTGGCCAAGAGACTGCACTGAACGTAGAGGTCATCAATGACCTGACAACAGGCTCCGTACTATTGACGAAGATCGATGAGGAAGGCTACCTCCTTGAGGGCGCCCTGTTCGACCTGACTGATGGAGAAGGGAACGTCTTGGCAAAGGATCTCGAGACGGATGAAGACGGTGAACTCTTCATCGACGGACTGAAGCCGGGCAACTACCAGCTGATCGAGACACAGGCACCGTACGGATATGAGCTCGATGACGAACCGATTCCATTCGAAATCGTGAAGAGTCAACAAGAAACCCTTGAGATCGTCTTCGAAAATCTCATGATCCTTGGAAACCTGAAAATCCTGAAAGTCGACAGCCAAACCGATCGCAAGCTCCAAGGAGCGGAGTTCGACATACTCGATGAAAACGGAGAAATCCTCCTGTCCGTCGCCACGGATGAAGAAGGCGAAGCCTATA
- a CDS encoding tRNA-Val4 — protein sequence MKYLYEFKEDPFGDLMLVLPEELSVFSDFIQDITSEEEADEYIGYVKNVLEGINENFEITLNATSVMIKKDFTIAEHHYRIDEHCENKIETEEFLDLLIIWKEKILEIF from the coding sequence ATGAAGTACTTATATGAATTTAAGGAAGATCCATTTGGTGATCTAATGCTCGTGTTACCAGAGGAATTAAGTGTTTTTTCGGATTTCATTCAAGATATTACATCAGAAGAAGAAGCCGATGAGTATATAGGGTATGTTAAGAATGTTCTTGAAGGGATAAATGAAAACTTTGAAATCACATTAAATGCTACAAGTGTAATGATCAAAAAAGACTTCACAATTGCTGAACATCATTACCGAATTGATGAACACTGTGAGAATAAAATTGAAACAGAGGAATTTCTAGATTTGCTGATAATATGGAAAGAGAAGATTCTAGAGATATTTTAA
- a CDS encoding TasA family protein encodes MKMKKALIGTMMAGALVIGAGASTGTYSDFFSEASSSGNKIELGTLKLQQTGDVGALLNGENLKPGSVVEGQSITVKNNGTLDGKLSVNVDSYILKDGNGNNISDLSKYNDIKIGLYVNGSSIGEVPIGQLPALYDQANAYLAGQTLAAGQSYTIKPVVKVNRVSGNQNHLQGLKLSGNISWKLSQKD; translated from the coding sequence ATGAAAATGAAAAAAGCACTTATCGGAACCATGATGGCTGGAGCATTGGTAATCGGAGCTGGAGCGTCTACAGGCACTTATTCGGATTTCTTCTCGGAAGCTAGTTCTTCAGGGAATAAAATTGAGCTTGGTACATTGAAGCTTCAGCAAACGGGAGATGTTGGAGCATTATTGAACGGTGAAAACTTAAAGCCAGGATCTGTAGTGGAAGGTCAAAGCATCACAGTGAAAAATAATGGTACTTTAGATGGGAAACTATCTGTGAATGTGGATAGTTACATCTTAAAAGATGGAAATGGAAATAACATCAGTGACCTATCGAAATATAACGATATTAAAATTGGTCTTTATGTAAATGGATCTTCTATTGGTGAAGTACCAATTGGTCAACTTCCTGCTCTGTACGATCAAGCAAATGCCTATCTAGCAGGACAGACTCTTGCTGCTGGTCAAAGTTATACAATAAAGCCAGTTGTAAAAGTAAACAGAGTTAGTGGTAACCAGAATCACCTTCAAGGCTTGAAGCTCTCCGGAAATATTTCTTGGAAACTCTCTCAAAAAGACTAA
- a CDS encoding EndoU domain-containing protein, translating to MTEIKVDPDQLKELADGIQKSEDKVDDALGKLSWTFSSFLVGITQANTGRIKDVQAELEHHMKKYQSKLDELQEGVMLTRAQILEADKNGWDKTGEFGLELLGVYDAERIFAEYDPVTGKKITGWQRAMATGMTLATLFPPAKGVVLLGKMGVKGLKALKLIENGAEVIKQTKNVLNPAVLKKMAQASYNTVIKGPIAKTSAYLKQTAENVKNIELSLNFNVFGQLNRFDPVLEGVGHVPGKTVGEITEGIGKSAREIVGKAKDTIVRFSGKGKYNNQTMKHIYHGEINRRGKAVGYHHESMRGGKIIQGSESIPDKNGIYRAKVDIDGVEKVAKSTFFPKEWNRVDVLKAIDEAFDNKKQVGPNKFKGVTSSGIKIEMYLNKDGSIATAYPLYKK from the coding sequence ATGACAGAGATCAAAGTCGATCCTGATCAGTTAAAGGAATTGGCAGATGGCATCCAGAAATCAGAAGACAAGGTGGACGATGCCCTAGGTAAACTGAGTTGGACGTTCAGCTCTTTCCTCGTTGGTATCACTCAGGCTAATACTGGGCGAATCAAGGACGTACAAGCAGAGCTTGAACACCACATGAAGAAATACCAATCCAAACTCGATGAACTCCAAGAGGGCGTCATGCTCACACGGGCTCAAATCCTGGAAGCCGACAAAAATGGCTGGGATAAAACCGGGGAGTTTGGACTCGAACTCTTAGGCGTATACGATGCAGAACGGATCTTCGCCGAATACGACCCCGTCACCGGCAAAAAAATCACCGGTTGGCAGCGCGCCATGGCCACCGGAATGACCCTTGCCACCCTGTTCCCACCAGCCAAAGGCGTGGTTCTCCTAGGGAAAATGGGAGTAAAGGGCCTGAAAGCTCTTAAACTCATCGAGAACGGAGCCGAGGTAATCAAACAAACCAAAAACGTCCTCAACCCCGCCGTCCTCAAGAAAATGGCACAAGCCAGCTACAACACCGTTATTAAGGGACCAATTGCTAAAACATCGGCATATTTGAAGCAGACTGCGGAAAATGTGAAGAACATTGAACTAAGTTTGAACTTTAATGTGTTTGGCCAACTAAATAGATTTGATCCGGTGTTGGAGGGCGTTGGTCATGTACCAGGGAAGACGGTTGGAGAGATAACCGAGGGAATTGGTAAGTCAGCCCGTGAGATAGTTGGGAAGGCTAAGGATACGATTGTACGGTTTAGTGGGAAGGGTAAATATAATAATCAAACAATGAAACATATTTATCACGGTGAAATTAATAGACGTGGAAAAGCAGTAGGATATCATCATGAGAGCATGAGGGGTGGAAAGATTATTCAAGGGAGTGAAAGTATCCCTGATAAAAATGGCATTTATCGAGCTAAAGTTGATATTGATGGGGTTGAGAAAGTAGCCAAATCGACCTTCTTCCCAAAGGAATGGAATCGTGTTGATGTTCTAAAAGCTATAGATGAAGCTTTTGATAATAAAAAACAAGTAGGGCCTAATAAGTTTAAAGGCGTAACATCTTCAGGAATAAAAATAGAAATGTACTTGAATAAAGATGGCTCAATAGCTACAGCTTATCCATTGTATAAAAAATAA